A genomic window from Desulfomonile tiedjei includes:
- a CDS encoding DUF3365 domain-containing protein translates to MRIDDEFFRRTRTLKSFSYTLIAMWAAAVFGLLLWGISKTTEATRRVAVHVAQAHFDKDRAFRLWASSHGGVYVPVDNRTSPNPHLKHVPERDLQTPSGKELTLVNPAYMLRLLHEEFADLYGVAGHITSLKPLRPENQPDDWEKIALLAFERGEKEAAEFTDINGQPYLRFIRPLHAEKDCLKCHGNYKEGDIRGGVGIALPLKNLLEIQRSEIQTQIVSHGSIFLIGLVGIVLGVRRLEKREDERDQAQQALGASERKYRLLFDDSRDGVFMSSRAGELLEANQSVFDMFGYTAEEMIGMDVHRLYVDGADRAKYQGAVEKTGSVKDYEVRFRKRDGTLLDCLLTSNVRLGEDGSVVGYQGIIRDVTRQKKAEEALEKQASELQRSNADLEQFAFVASHDLQEPLRNVTSCVQLLAKRYQGKLGSDADQFMSYALESVTRMKDLINDLLTYSRLGTKGKPFKPTNCEEVLNLVLANLDSAISRTEAVVTRDPLPTVTGDPTQLTQVFQNLISNAIKFQRKDAAPVIHVSAASNGDQWTFSVKDNGIGIESQHLIRIFMIFQRLHTRTDYEGTGIGLAIVKKIVDRHGGRIWVESERGSGTTFYFTLPN, encoded by the coding sequence ATGAGAATTGATGACGAGTTTTTCCGTAGAACCAGGACGTTGAAATCCTTCTCGTACACTCTGATCGCCATGTGGGCTGCCGCGGTCTTTGGATTGTTGCTTTGGGGCATATCTAAAACCACCGAAGCAACAAGGCGGGTAGCCGTTCATGTGGCGCAAGCGCATTTTGACAAGGATCGGGCATTCCGACTATGGGCCTCGTCTCATGGCGGGGTGTACGTGCCCGTGGACAACAGGACTTCCCCGAATCCCCATCTGAAACATGTGCCCGAGCGCGATTTGCAGACCCCTTCCGGCAAGGAACTGACCCTGGTGAATCCTGCTTACATGCTCCGCCTGCTCCATGAAGAATTTGCCGACCTGTACGGGGTGGCCGGCCACATTACCAGCCTAAAACCCTTGCGCCCTGAAAACCAGCCGGATGATTGGGAGAAGATTGCGTTGCTGGCCTTCGAAAGGGGAGAGAAAGAGGCTGCGGAATTTACCGACATTAATGGACAGCCATATTTGAGATTTATCAGGCCCCTTCATGCCGAGAAAGACTGTCTAAAATGCCACGGAAACTACAAAGAGGGGGACATCCGAGGCGGTGTGGGAATAGCCTTGCCGCTGAAAAACCTTCTGGAGATCCAACGATCTGAAATACAAACTCAAATCGTTTCTCACGGCTCGATATTTCTCATAGGACTGGTTGGGATAGTCCTCGGCGTGAGGAGGCTGGAAAAACGCGAAGACGAGCGCGATCAGGCTCAACAGGCGCTGGGGGCAAGTGAAAGAAAATACCGGCTATTGTTCGACGACTCCAGGGACGGTGTCTTCATGTCATCCCGAGCGGGTGAGTTGCTGGAGGCCAATCAGTCGGTGTTTGATATGTTTGGATACACAGCGGAAGAAATGATCGGGATGGATGTTCACCGGCTCTACGTGGATGGCGCGGACAGGGCCAAGTATCAAGGGGCGGTAGAGAAAACGGGCTCGGTGAAGGATTACGAAGTGCGCTTCCGCAAGAGAGACGGTACCCTTCTAGATTGCCTTCTCACCAGCAACGTTCGTCTGGGAGAGGACGGATCTGTTGTAGGGTACCAGGGAATCATTCGAGATGTCACCCGCCAGAAGAAGGCCGAAGAGGCCCTGGAAAAACAAGCCAGTGAGTTGCAGCGTTCCAATGCCGACCTCGAACAGTTTGCCTTTGTTGCCTCTCATGATCTGCAGGAGCCTTTGAGGAACGTAACAAGTTGCGTACAGCTTCTGGCCAAAAGGTACCAAGGGAAACTGGGTTCAGATGCCGACCAATTCATGAGCTATGCATTGGAATCAGTTACAAGGATGAAGGACCTTATCAATGATCTCTTGACCTATTCCCGGCTGGGTACCAAAGGGAAACCATTCAAGCCGACCAATTGCGAGGAGGTGCTGAACTTGGTCTTGGCAAATCTGGATTCTGCCATTTCCAGGACTGAGGCTGTGGTTACTAGAGATCCATTGCCCACGGTGACCGGAGACCCCACGCAATTGACTCAGGTTTTTCAAAATTTGATTTCCAATGCAATAAAATTCCAACGAAAGGACGCTGCACCCGTGATCCATGTATCCGCGGCATCAAACGGGGATCAGTGGACTTTTTCAGTGAAAGACAACGGTATCGGTATTGAATCTCAGCATTTGATCCGTATTTTCATGATCTTTCAAAGACTGCACACCAGAACCGATTACGAGGGGACAGGCATCGGCCTTGCCATCGTAAAAAAGATCGTCGATCGCCACGGCGGTCGGATCTGGGTCGAGTCTGAGCGTGGCTCCGGAACCACGTTTTACTTCACCCTCCCGAACTAG